One window of the Caminibacter pacificus genome contains the following:
- a CDS encoding AsmA-like C-terminal domain-containing protein, with translation MKSNNASISAIIFVILYFSFAVFISMFKGLHFYNLKFSTLRIKHLFIKIDKKLILEADNIIILPTNYKTDITNLHKQFYYIFNVSKIFQKIDFKNIKYKKIKVKEFLFQNHKITLKSNLLTLNGTIIPKHNYSELFINEIKYANYKIKDLTGSIKYENNIKITTRFRFQDFLYNLKATLADNIITGVLSTKESQIHFNKINIFTKNLNLNFTYDVQAKKYFVTSKSNSLKIQKNKTEIQTKNPFFDITNDKVSFKLYDTHLKDDFKIDSKKIIGTYFFNSYLFARAFDSTIFYKNEKIDVSFLDISYKNLKNINAIIKNIKIHNNVQASTKVCKVIIYNNYKNINCSNNKFKYKFISLTTQLIQLLNNDLSSKTITGKIKNLPITITNTKINIKEKTLNINKINLNNLIFDNIHAKTDDFKTYIIKLHTNASIDKHLKSTLKEFNITIPITQLSGKNDLNTTLIYSKKLDYNISISSKKPIIQYKDILLSSDNLFAKYSSITKNGEFNTTNLYIPFDFLKIKTSFNGKYLQNKYLNIYAKIINLKLLNLLHITNYDEKIAVNLKRKVFYLINLAIMGDYAHNRFYFYSLKQILKFTPFSGIITNGTSVINIYKNSVKILLTLYLKKPLVLNNKPSKNSIFAIMDIDKNNIKIYNQFAHVNIQNLNKLDATIKNADINVNMIIDIIHTVTPLTSKKKTQNKNSKFTAKVVGINTNFIYNKHKFLSEKFTVNYDKELNITSKYKQSSLIGYTKHKYFLLSGKNYSKKELVPLLDIFNHFYKINLDFVLVKSPEDFYTGKVYINKGVVKDLKALNNLIAFLNTIPSLLSLKSPGFSAEGYKIKKGYIDFLYYKNILYFKQIKIDGVNLDFTGKGYIDFNTMTMNLKIMAYMKLNIKNIPVIGKGLSYLLLGKDGSIDVKVVVSGKLDDPKVTQDLGTSIIKTPFELFKRVITLPFNLF, from the coding sequence ATGAAAAGCAACAACGCTTCTATAAGCGCAATAATTTTTGTAATTTTATATTTTTCGTTTGCTGTTTTTATATCCATGTTTAAAGGCCTTCATTTTTATAATCTCAAATTTTCAACTCTTCGAATTAAACATCTTTTTATTAAAATCGACAAAAAGCTTATTTTAGAAGCTGATAATATCATAATTTTGCCAACAAACTACAAAACCGACATCACAAATCTTCATAAACAATTTTATTATATCTTTAACGTCTCTAAAATTTTCCAAAAAATAGATTTCAAAAACATTAAATATAAAAAAATTAAAGTAAAAGAGTTTTTGTTTCAAAACCACAAAATCACTCTCAAATCAAATCTATTAACACTAAACGGAACGATTATACCAAAGCACAACTATTCCGAACTTTTCATAAACGAAATAAAATATGCAAATTATAAAATCAAAGATTTAACCGGAAGTATAAAATATGAAAATAATATAAAAATTACAACTCGCTTCAGATTTCAAGATTTTTTATACAATCTAAAAGCAACACTTGCCGATAACATTATTACGGGTGTTTTATCCACAAAAGAGTCTCAAATACATTTTAATAAAATCAATATTTTCACAAAAAACCTAAACCTAAACTTCACTTATGACGTCCAAGCCAAAAAATATTTCGTCACCTCAAAATCAAACAGCCTTAAAATCCAAAAAAACAAAACTGAAATTCAGACAAAAAATCCGTTTTTCGATATCACAAACGATAAAGTTTCGTTCAAACTTTACGACACTCATCTAAAAGACGACTTTAAAATCGACTCCAAAAAAATAATAGGTACTTATTTTTTCAACTCCTATCTTTTCGCAAGAGCTTTTGATTCGACAATTTTTTACAAAAACGAAAAAATAGACGTCTCGTTTCTTGATATCTCATACAAAAATCTAAAAAACATAAACGCTATAATCAAAAATATAAAAATCCATAACAACGTCCAAGCAAGCACAAAAGTTTGCAAAGTAATAATCTATAACAATTACAAAAACATAAACTGCTCGAATAATAAATTCAAATATAAATTCATCTCTTTAACCACACAACTAATCCAACTACTAAATAACGACTTATCTTCAAAAACCATAACCGGAAAAATCAAAAACTTACCCATCACAATAACAAACACCAAAATAAACATTAAAGAAAAAACTCTAAATATAAACAAAATCAATCTAAATAACCTGATTTTTGATAATATCCATGCAAAAACAGATGATTTTAAAACTTATATCATCAAACTCCACACAAACGCCTCAATCGATAAACATCTAAAATCGACGCTAAAAGAATTCAATATCACAATCCCAATCACTCAACTCTCAGGCAAAAACGACCTAAACACAACGCTTATCTATTCTAAAAAATTGGATTATAATATTTCTATTTCTTCAAAAAAACCTATTATTCAATATAAAGACATCCTACTCTCAAGCGATAATCTTTTTGCAAAATACAGCTCGATTACAAAAAACGGAGAATTTAATACTACAAATCTTTATATCCCTTTTGACTTTTTAAAAATAAAAACTTCATTTAACGGCAAATATTTACAAAACAAATACTTAAACATTTACGCAAAAATAATTAATTTAAAACTTTTAAATCTCTTACATATCACAAACTACGACGAAAAAATTGCCGTTAATTTGAAAAGAAAAGTATTTTATTTGATAAACCTTGCGATTATGGGAGATTATGCTCATAATAGATTTTATTTTTACTCTCTAAAACAGATATTAAAATTCACTCCTTTTAGCGGAATTATCACAAACGGAACTTCGGTAATCAATATATATAAAAATTCGGTAAAAATATTACTTACTCTTTATCTTAAAAAACCTCTTGTTTTAAACAACAAACCGAGTAAAAACTCTATTTTTGCGATTATGGATATAGACAAAAACAATATAAAAATATACAACCAATTCGCTCACGTAAATATCCAAAACCTAAATAAACTCGACGCAACGATAAAAAACGCCGATATCAACGTAAATATGATTATAGATATCATCCATACGGTAACACCTCTGACTTCAAAGAAAAAAACTCAAAACAAAAATTCTAAATTCACAGCAAAAGTAGTCGGCATCAATACAAACTTTATTTATAACAAACACAAATTTTTATCTGAAAAATTCACCGTTAATTACGACAAAGAATTAAATATAACCTCAAAATATAAACAAAGCTCTCTTATAGGTTATACAAAACACAAATACTTTTTGCTTTCGGGAAAAAATTATTCAAAAAAAGAACTCGTACCATTGCTTGATATTTTTAATCATTTTTATAAAATCAATCTCGATTTCGTACTCGTAAAATCACCCGAAGATTTCTACACCGGAAAGGTTTATATCAATAAAGGAGTGGTAAAAGATTTAAAAGCGCTAAATAACTTAATTGCGTTTTTGAATACGATTCCATCTTTATTGTCCTTAAAATCTCCCGGATTTTCGGCCGAAGGATATAAAATCAAAAAAGGATACATCGACTTTCTTTATTACAAAAATATTTTATATTTCAAACAAATCAAAATTGACGGCGTTAATTTGGATTTTACGGGGAAAGGTTATATCGATTTTAATACGATGACTATGAATCTTAAAATTATGGCTTATATGAAACTAAACATCAAAAATATCCCTGTTATCGGAAAAGGACTTAGTTATTTACTTCTTGGAAAAGACGGAAGTATTGATGTTAAAGTAGTTGTCAGTGGAAAACTTGACGACCCGAAAGTTACTCAGGATTTAGGTACGAGTATAATAAAAACGCCTTTTGAATTGTTTAAAAGAGTAATTACGTTACCGTTTAATTTGTTTTAG
- a CDS encoding heat shock protein transcriptional repressor HspR, producing the protein MYSYDEPVYLISVVSKILNIHPQTLRQYEREGLIKPSRTEGKMRLYSQRDIDRLKLILSLVRDLGVNLAGVEIILQLKEEIERLQKEIETLKKQQGQIPRNRSVVIKKENYQLILVPETKEEK; encoded by the coding sequence ATGTATAGTTATGATGAACCGGTATATCTAATTAGTGTTGTAAGTAAAATACTTAATATCCACCCGCAAACTCTAAGACAATATGAAAGAGAAGGGCTTATTAAGCCGAGCAGAACAGAGGGTAAAATGAGACTTTACTCTCAAAGAGACATCGACAGATTAAAGCTTATTCTCTCTCTTGTAAGAGACTTGGGTGTAAATTTAGCCGGAGTTGAGATTATTCTTCAATTGAAAGAAGAGATTGAAAGACTCCAAAAAGAGATTGAAACTCTTAAAAAACAACAAGGTCAAATTCCAAGAAACAGAAGCGTAGTAATCAAAAAAGAAAACTACCAACTTATCTTAGTTCCTGAAACGAAAGAGGAGAAATAA
- a CDS encoding NUDIX domain-containing protein: MIKIEKINELCKGKFLSLKEVFFDYKGKKRRWEVCNSMDSVAILIYDIDLESIILVKQFRLPVYLKNNDGYTYELCAGLCDKDKCSLEIAREEVLEECGYDVPSSKIQKITSTWASVGTNAANQTIYYVEVTQKEKVHNGGGIDDEDIEIFELPKNRVKEFIFDESKVITPGAKFALMWWVSEKMK; this comes from the coding sequence ATGATTAAAATCGAAAAAATAAATGAGCTTTGTAAAGGAAAATTTTTAAGCTTAAAAGAAGTTTTTTTTGATTATAAAGGGAAAAAAAGACGCTGGGAAGTTTGTAACTCTATGGATAGCGTGGCTATTTTAATTTATGATATCGATTTGGAGTCAATCATTTTGGTAAAACAATTTAGACTGCCCGTATATCTAAAAAACAACGACGGATATACTTACGAACTTTGTGCGGGACTGTGCGATAAAGATAAATGCTCTTTGGAAATTGCAAGAGAAGAGGTTTTGGAAGAGTGCGGTTATGACGTACCCTCAAGCAAAATACAAAAAATAACTTCCACATGGGCGAGTGTAGGAACTAATGCGGCAAATCAAACGATTTATTATGTGGAAGTGACTCAAAAAGAAAAAGTCCATAACGGCGGCGGAATTGATGATGAAGATATTGAGATTTTCGAATTACCAAAAAATAGAGTTAAAGAGTTTATTTTTGATGAGAGTAAAGTAATTACACCGGGCGCGAAATTCGCTCTTATGTGGTGGGTAAGTGAGAAAATGAAATAG
- a CDS encoding phosphomannomutase/phosphoglucomutase, which yields MKHIFREYDIRGIFQKDLTEDVVKKIGYHLGKKIKGDYVFVSYDARTHSPILHDWLVSGLNYAGKKVISGGMLPTGANYFANFRKLCLENVGPVEIGGSIQITGSHNPPEYNGFKITVDKAPFYGKDIYALGDEIIASKEDIPTNTEVIKYDLKADYIDYISNQFSHLKGMNLNAVFDCGNGVAGVVLRELLEKIGIENYEILFEEPDGTFPNHHPDPTEEENLAWVKEELKKGRDFAFAFDGDADRIAFLDKKYNYKGDILAYFFAKTMKNPCVISEVKATQVMYDEINKFGRAIMYKTGHSNLKVLLKKENCDFAAEVSGHIFFNDRYFGVDDAIYVAFRIMELIKEGFDFAGEYEKLPQVYNTDELKVKTTEDKKFEIVKKLKEELEKRKSELKIKDIIDVDGVRVIFQEGWGLVRASNTTPVLVTRFEAKSKEALEKIQKTITDLLNKFL from the coding sequence ATGAAGCATATTTTTAGAGAATATGACATAAGAGGGATTTTTCAAAAAGATTTAACGGAAGATGTCGTAAAAAAAATCGGTTATCATTTGGGAAAAAAGATAAAAGGCGACTATGTTTTTGTAAGCTATGATGCAAGAACTCACTCTCCTATTCTTCACGATTGGCTTGTTAGCGGGCTTAATTATGCCGGAAAAAAAGTAATAAGCGGAGGTATGTTACCTACGGGTGCGAATTATTTTGCTAACTTTAGAAAACTTTGTTTGGAAAATGTCGGACCTGTTGAAATCGGAGGAAGCATCCAAATTACCGGCTCACACAATCCTCCTGAATATAACGGATTTAAAATAACTGTTGATAAAGCGCCGTTTTACGGAAAAGATATCTATGCTTTGGGTGATGAGATTATAGCTTCAAAAGAAGATATCCCTACAAACACCGAAGTTATAAAATACGACTTAAAAGCTGATTATATCGATTATATTTCAAATCAGTTTTCTCATTTAAAAGGAATGAATTTAAATGCCGTTTTTGATTGCGGAAACGGGGTTGCCGGAGTTGTTTTAAGAGAGCTTTTGGAAAAAATAGGTATTGAAAATTATGAGATTTTATTTGAAGAACCCGACGGAACTTTCCCGAATCACCACCCCGACCCTACAGAAGAAGAGAATCTTGCCTGGGTAAAAGAAGAACTGAAAAAAGGAAGAGATTTTGCGTTTGCGTTTGACGGAGATGCCGATAGAATCGCTTTTCTTGATAAAAAATATAACTACAAAGGCGATATTTTAGCTTACTTTTTTGCAAAAACGATGAAAAATCCTTGCGTAATAAGTGAAGTAAAAGCGACGCAAGTGATGTATGACGAGATTAATAAGTTCGGGCGTGCTATTATGTATAAAACGGGTCATAGTAACTTAAAAGTATTGCTTAAAAAAGAAAACTGCGATTTTGCGGCCGAAGTTAGCGGTCATATATTTTTTAACGATAGATATTTCGGTGTTGACGATGCTATTTATGTAGCGTTTAGAATTATGGAGCTAATTAAAGAAGGTTTTGATTTTGCGGGCGAATACGAAAAACTGCCTCAAGTATATAATACTGACGAACTTAAAGTAAAAACAACGGAAGATAAAAAATTCGAAATCGTTAAAAAACTAAAAGAAGAGCTTGAAAAAAGAAAAAGCGAATTAAAAATCAAAGATATTATCGACGTGGACGGCGTTAGAGTTATTTTCCAAGAGGGTTGGGGACTTGTTAGGGCAAGTAACACGACTCCGGTACTTGTTACGAGATTTGAAGCTAAAAGTAAAGAAGCGCTTGAAAAGATTCAAAAAACTATCACTGATTTATTAAATAAATTCCTCTAA
- a CDS encoding DnaJ domain-containing protein — MSKSLYEVLGVSENATQDEIKKAYRKLARKYHPDICKKPECEEKFKEINTAYEILGDPEKRKQYDAMGDSMFNGQNFQDFYRQHKDVDLEEILNSIFGGGFGRSRGGFGFGGFGFDEYGFGGGFAPDLDVHARIQIPFDIAVTGGVYPINYNGETIKIKIPEGIRTGQKLRVRGKGKTFQGKRGDLILEIEVMPSNEWERKGDDLYKKIDVPLKTMMFGGKVGVDTFKGHINVKVPKNSKCCQKLRVKGYGVKGGNLYLELRPILPKVEELDPELAKMMEEKLPS, encoded by the coding sequence ATGTCAAAAAGTTTGTATGAGGTGCTTGGAGTTAGCGAAAACGCTACGCAAGACGAAATAAAAAAAGCATATAGAAAATTAGCAAGAAAATATCATCCTGATATTTGTAAAAAGCCCGAATGCGAGGAGAAATTCAAAGAGATAAATACTGCTTATGAAATTTTAGGAGACCCTGAAAAAAGAAAGCAGTATGATGCAATGGGTGATAGTATGTTTAACGGTCAAAACTTCCAAGACTTCTATCGCCAACATAAAGATGTGGATTTAGAAGAGATTTTAAATTCTATTTTCGGCGGCGGTTTTGGAAGAAGCAGAGGAGGTTTTGGCTTCGGAGGTTTCGGATTTGACGAGTATGGATTCGGAGGCGGATTTGCGCCAGATTTGGACGTCCATGCGAGAATTCAAATCCCTTTTGATATAGCTGTAACAGGTGGTGTTTATCCGATTAACTATAACGGAGAGACTATAAAAATCAAAATCCCTGAAGGCATAAGAACGGGACAAAAATTAAGAGTTAGAGGAAAAGGTAAAACTTTCCAAGGTAAAAGAGGAGATTTAATCCTCGAAATCGAAGTTATGCCTTCAAACGAATGGGAAAGAAAAGGTGACGATTTATACAAAAAAATCGACGTACCTTTAAAAACAATGATGTTCGGCGGTAAAGTCGGAGTTGATACTTTCAAAGGTCATATCAACGTAAAAGTTCCTAAAAACTCTAAGTGCTGTCAGAAACTTAGGGTTAAAGGATACGGAGTTAAAGGTGGAAATTTATATCTTGAATTAAGACCGATATTGCCAAAAGTTGAGGAGCTTGATCCCGAACTTGCAAAAATGATGGAGGAAAAGCTCCCGTCATAA
- the mltG gene encoding endolytic transglycosylase MltG translates to MDIKTANEKYKITKIIALIEALLLFIIFILFYLTREVNVKRIIYVPKGNTNYTIKYLHNRGYDISYIDKIFIRMFGYPQAGWIDLKSTRMTKLDFLYRLTKSKAALAKVMIIPGETNYFIYKQIEKKLKIKNMYCPNIEEGFIKPDTYYLPIGMKREDLCKLLYDVSLKWHKDISKKIFGVWNYKRYEKYLIIASIIQKEAANTNEMKYVSAVIYNRLKKGMPLQMDGSLNYGKYSHTPITAKRIKTDKSRYNTYKYKGLPPKPVCVVSKEAIIAAIFPAKVKYLYFYKCGNHHLFATSYKAHVNNIRRCKK, encoded by the coding sequence ATGGATATAAAAACAGCAAACGAAAAATATAAAATTACAAAAATTATTGCGCTTATAGAAGCGTTGTTGCTTTTCATTATTTTTATCCTTTTTTATCTGACACGAGAAGTAAATGTAAAACGTATAATATATGTACCAAAAGGTAACACTAATTATACAATAAAATATCTCCATAATCGCGGGTATGACATATCATATATCGATAAAATCTTCATAAGAATGTTCGGTTATCCTCAGGCCGGTTGGATAGATTTGAAATCGACTCGTATGACTAAGCTTGATTTTTTATATAGACTGACAAAATCAAAAGCGGCTCTTGCAAAAGTGATGATAATTCCGGGAGAGACGAACTATTTCATCTATAAACAAATAGAAAAAAAACTGAAAATCAAAAATATGTATTGTCCTAATATCGAAGAAGGTTTTATAAAACCCGATACGTATTATCTTCCTATCGGTATGAAAAGAGAAGACTTATGTAAGCTTTTATATGATGTTTCTCTGAAGTGGCATAAGGATATCAGCAAAAAAATATTCGGTGTTTGGAATTACAAAAGATACGAAAAATATTTGATAATAGCTTCAATCATTCAAAAAGAAGCGGCAAATACGAACGAAATGAAATACGTCTCCGCCGTCATATACAACAGACTCAAAAAAGGAATGCCTTTACAAATGGACGGAAGTCTTAATTACGGCAAATATTCTCACACTCCGATAACGGCCAAAAGAATCAAAACCGACAAAAGCAGATACAATACCTATAAATACAAAGGACTTCCTCCAAAACCAGTTTGTGTTGTCAGTAAAGAAGCGATAATTGCGGCTATTTTTCCTGCGAAAGTGAAATATCTCTATTTTTATAAATGCGGGAATCATCATCTTTTTGCGACGAGTTACAAAGCGCATGTAAATAATATACGCAGGTGTAAAAAATAA